The following coding sequences are from one Granulicella sp. L56 window:
- a CDS encoding PEP-CTERM sorting domain-containing protein: MAASVLLLFPILARADSFTYTFNDTFSGFSVMGTITTDTNSGVVATSDITSYDIMLNDGTSTLSLTPADSGFAVVGNSVTATASGLFFNFDNVNNDQLIFQSPAVGTGTNYLCYQGVDGGCDDFHGAHESVSIGNDGQIVEPRSGNLAIASIPVAQTPEPESFVLLGTGLLGLAGVARRRLI, translated from the coding sequence ATGGCTGCCTCAGTGCTTCTCCTGTTTCCGATTTTGGCTCGTGCCGACAGCTTTACTTACACCTTCAATGACACCTTCTCTGGCTTCAGCGTCATGGGAACGATCACGACGGATACGAACTCCGGTGTGGTGGCGACGAGCGACATTACCAGTTACGACATCATGCTGAACGACGGCACCTCCACGCTCTCTCTGACGCCTGCCGATTCTGGTTTCGCTGTCGTCGGCAACAGCGTGACGGCGACCGCCTCTGGGCTGTTCTTCAACTTTGACAACGTGAACAATGACCAATTGATCTTTCAGAGTCCTGCGGTCGGCACGGGCACGAACTATCTGTGCTATCAGGGCGTGGACGGCGGCTGCGATGATTTCCACGGCGCTCACGAGTCGGTCTCGATCGGCAATGACGGGCAGATCGTGGAGCCTCGGAGCGGGAACCTGGCGATTGCCTCGATACCGGTCGCGCAGACGCCGGAGCCGGAAAGCTTTGTCCTGCTGGGTACGGGGCTGCTGGGGCTGGCTGGCGTGGCGCGGCGCAGATTGATTTAA
- a CDS encoding PEP-CTERM sorting domain-containing protein codes for MRIKLLVAAVALLSASLAAHATTVTYDFTYSSTTGSLAGETASGNGSFAVSYPFGTRGGTLTAFSFTNTIDSSIGDSTFVYRFNDIDAASSNIVLTLGGESIALATITAGARGTNTSWGAVDFVLNIATDGVVTGSTYYVGNGNAHSAADGTTGTGTVTFVSTDVTPEPSSFVLLGTGLLGMGGLIKRRIA; via the coding sequence ATGCGAATCAAGCTACTCGTCGCTGCCGTCGCTTTGCTCTCAGCCAGCCTTGCCGCCCATGCCACTACGGTTACTTACGACTTTACCTACTCTTCTACAACTGGGAGCCTGGCAGGTGAAACCGCCTCCGGAAACGGCTCCTTCGCCGTGAGCTATCCCTTCGGCACGAGAGGCGGGACACTCACCGCGTTTTCGTTCACCAATACCATCGACTCTTCCATCGGCGATTCGACCTTTGTCTATCGGTTCAATGATATTGATGCCGCTTCGAGCAACATCGTTCTCACCCTCGGCGGCGAGTCCATCGCGCTGGCAACGATTACAGCAGGAGCGCGCGGAACGAACACGAGCTGGGGTGCTGTTGACTTTGTGTTGAACATTGCTACCGATGGAGTGGTCACTGGCAGCACGTACTACGTGGGCAATGGGAATGCCCATTCTGCTGCCGACGGTACCACTGGCACAGGGACCGTCACCTTCGTAAGCACGGACGTTACCCCCGAACCTTCCAGCTTCGTTTTGCTGGGGACTGGCTTGCTTGGGATGGGCGGCCTCATCAAGCGGCGCATCGCCTGA
- the thrS gene encoding threonine--tRNA ligase gives MSEQIKIQLPDGSVREVPRGTTPFDIATSISPRLAAVVVVARVKPLRKPTSQNRDVGHPVSGEESEASMYGAAAGGERLVDLSAPLDEDVALELLKEGDEASLKVVRHSAAHVMATAILELFPETKLGHGPATDAGFFYDVYRETPFSDEDLAAIEKRMAEVVARDEKFVREEEPREKGLDDYAKQGEFMKVHFIERFTQPGDEISLYKNGGFTDFCRGPHVPSTGRVKAFKVTSVAGAYWLGDEKNKQLQRIYGTAFFNAKDLDAHFKRLEEIKARDHRVLGKQLDLYSIQEVAGSGLIFWHPKGGLIRKTMEDWMRDECIRRGYELVYTPHIMRREMWKISGHEENYGENMYPAMELDDAEYRLKPMNCPGHILIYKNSPKSYRDLPVRYAELGNVYRYERSGTMHGLLRVRGFTQDDAHIFCTPEQIEGEIAGCIDFAESVLKTFGFEEFKVELSTWDPMDKKFIGSAERWDGAVGSLTKVLDAKGIPYKIIPGEAAFYGPKIDIKLVDVLGRMWQLSTVQFDWNLPARFDLHYKGEDGELHQPVMVHRALFGSVERFFGVLIEHYAGAFPMWLAPVQVGLVPISEKHLEYANAVKAKLEAAGIRVELDARNEKMNAKIREFTLQKVPFVLVMGDKEAASEAVSVRTRGKGDEGSVSLDAFIERALGLVTGQGVAL, from the coding sequence ATGAGCGAGCAGATTAAGATTCAGCTTCCTGATGGTTCCGTGCGCGAGGTTCCGCGCGGTACGACTCCTTTTGATATAGCGACGAGCATCTCACCGCGGCTGGCGGCGGTGGTGGTGGTGGCGCGGGTTAAGCCGCTGCGGAAACCCACGTCTCAGAATCGAGACGTGGGGCACCCGGTTTCGGGGGAGGAGTCGGAGGCTTCGATGTATGGGGCGGCGGCTGGTGGGGAGCGGCTGGTGGATTTGTCGGCTCCGCTCGATGAGGATGTTGCGCTGGAGTTGTTGAAGGAAGGCGATGAGGCGTCACTGAAAGTCGTCCGGCACTCGGCGGCGCATGTGATGGCGACGGCGATTCTGGAGCTGTTTCCTGAGACCAAGCTGGGGCATGGACCGGCGACCGATGCCGGGTTCTTCTATGACGTCTATCGGGAGACCCCTTTTAGCGATGAAGATTTAGCCGCGATTGAGAAGCGCATGGCTGAGGTCGTGGCGCGTGACGAGAAGTTTGTGCGCGAGGAAGAGCCGCGCGAGAAGGGGCTGGACGACTACGCGAAGCAGGGCGAGTTCATGAAGGTCCACTTCATCGAGCGGTTTACGCAGCCCGGTGATGAGATCTCTTTGTATAAGAACGGCGGGTTTACGGACTTTTGCCGTGGGCCGCATGTGCCTTCGACGGGGCGGGTGAAGGCGTTCAAGGTGACGAGCGTTGCCGGTGCTTACTGGCTGGGTGATGAGAAGAACAAGCAGTTGCAGCGGATTTACGGCACCGCGTTTTTTAATGCAAAGGATTTAGATGCTCACTTCAAGCGGCTGGAAGAGATCAAGGCTCGCGACCATCGCGTGCTGGGCAAGCAGCTCGATCTTTATTCGATCCAGGAGGTGGCGGGCTCGGGTTTGATCTTCTGGCATCCGAAGGGCGGCCTAATTCGCAAGACGATGGAAGACTGGATGCGCGATGAATGTATCCGTCGCGGTTACGAATTGGTTTATACGCCACACATCATGCGGCGCGAGATGTGGAAGATCAGCGGGCACGAGGAGAACTACGGCGAGAACATGTATCCGGCCATGGAGCTGGACGACGCGGAGTATCGGCTGAAGCCGATGAACTGCCCCGGCCACATCCTTATCTATAAGAACTCGCCGAAGAGCTACCGTGATTTGCCTGTGCGTTATGCGGAGCTGGGGAACGTTTATCGGTATGAGCGCAGTGGCACGATGCATGGCCTCTTGCGCGTGCGTGGCTTTACGCAGGACGACGCGCACATCTTCTGCACGCCGGAGCAGATCGAGGGCGAGATCGCAGGCTGCATTGATTTTGCGGAGTCGGTGCTGAAGACGTTTGGATTTGAAGAGTTCAAGGTGGAGCTTTCGACGTGGGACCCGATGGACAAGAAGTTCATCGGCAGCGCGGAGCGGTGGGACGGCGCGGTGGGCTCGCTGACGAAGGTGCTCGACGCGAAGGGAATACCGTACAAGATCATTCCGGGCGAGGCTGCGTTCTATGGGCCGAAGATCGATATCAAGCTGGTGGATGTGCTGGGGCGGATGTGGCAGTTGTCGACGGTGCAGTTCGACTGGAACCTGCCAGCTCGTTTCGACCTGCACTACAAGGGCGAGGATGGCGAGCTGCATCAGCCGGTGATGGTGCATCGTGCTTTGTTTGGGAGCGTCGAGAGATTTTTCGGCGTGCTGATTGAGCACTATGCCGGTGCGTTTCCGATGTGGCTGGCTCCGGTGCAGGTGGGGCTGGTGCCGATCTCGGAGAAGCATCTGGAGTATGCGAACGCGGTGAAGGCGAAGCTTGAGGCCGCCGGGATCCGGGTGGAGCTGGATGCTCGGAATGAAAAGATGAATGCGAAGATCCGCGAGTTCACCTTGCAGAAGGTTCCGTTCGTGCTGGTGATGGGCGATAAGGAAGCGGCGAGTGAAGCAGTGAGCGTAAGGACGCGGGGCAAGGGCGATGAGGGCAGCGTTTCGCTCGATGCGTTTATCGAGCGGGCACTTGGGTTGGTGACGGGGCAGGGCGTAGCTTTGTAG
- a CDS encoding SRPBCC family protein, with protein sequence MFVVSDRIHVNAPIERCFLLSTNLELVKHSLRMKLVPHQSSRAGGLVESGDRLMWQGWAFGLPHQHESLITRYERPDFFQDTMERGRFKRFQHDHFFAEIGGRTLLSDKVRFSLPLGGVTRPLGRFLVTPYVSKLLRHRLELLKRVAESDEWKQYLPG encoded by the coding sequence ATGTTTGTGGTCAGCGACAGGATTCATGTCAATGCGCCCATCGAGCGATGCTTTCTGCTGTCTACGAATCTGGAGCTGGTGAAGCACTCGCTGAGGATGAAGCTGGTGCCGCACCAGTCGAGCAGGGCGGGCGGGCTTGTGGAGAGCGGCGACCGGCTTATGTGGCAGGGGTGGGCGTTTGGTCTGCCGCATCAGCATGAGAGCCTGATCACACGGTACGAACGGCCCGATTTCTTTCAGGACACGATGGAGCGGGGACGGTTCAAACGGTTTCAGCACGATCATTTCTTCGCCGAGATCGGCGGACGGACGCTTCTGAGTGACAAGGTCCGGTTCTCTTTGCCGCTGGGAGGGGTGACGCGGCCGCTGGGACGGTTCCTGGTGACGCCTTATGTTTCCAAGCTGCTGCGACACCGGCTGGAACTGCTGAAGCGGGTGGCGGAGAGCGATGAGTGGAAGCAGTATCTGCCTGGATAG
- a CDS encoding NADP-dependent oxidoreductase gives MKAIVLHEYGGPDKLKYEDVDDPVAGEGELLVRLAATSVNPIDYKMRSGAAREHFPVEFPGILGRDIAGIVRAVGPGVSGFAPGDKVIALGKRSYAELAVVKAQDATLAPEGLDLVEAAALPLVTLTGEQLVTRGTGIKSGQTILVSGALGGVGRSAVWTAKKAGATVIAGVRKGQLKEAQGIGADEVIALDDTSAMEELGFVDAVADTVGGKTAEMLLAKVKQGGVFGSVLGPPANAKMHPTVKVTPVMAVPDAAALRSMAEDVAAKRFSIPIDRMIPLEEAGEGQAAAEKGGIGKVLLLA, from the coding sequence ATGAAGGCAATCGTTCTGCATGAATACGGCGGGCCGGACAAGCTGAAGTATGAAGACGTGGACGATCCGGTGGCGGGCGAGGGCGAATTGCTGGTGCGGCTGGCGGCGACCAGCGTCAATCCGATCGATTACAAGATGCGGAGCGGAGCGGCGAGGGAACACTTTCCAGTGGAGTTTCCAGGCATTCTTGGCAGAGATATCGCCGGAATTGTGCGTGCGGTGGGGCCGGGCGTGAGCGGGTTCGCGCCGGGCGACAAGGTGATCGCACTGGGCAAGCGATCTTATGCGGAGCTGGCCGTGGTGAAGGCGCAGGACGCTACGCTTGCCCCCGAGGGACTGGACCTGGTGGAGGCGGCGGCGCTGCCGCTGGTGACGCTGACCGGGGAGCAACTGGTGACGCGCGGGACGGGGATCAAGTCGGGACAGACGATTCTGGTTTCGGGCGCCCTGGGCGGCGTGGGCCGAAGCGCGGTGTGGACGGCGAAGAAGGCTGGGGCCACCGTGATTGCCGGGGTGAGGAAGGGCCAGTTGAAAGAGGCGCAAGGCATCGGGGCCGATGAGGTGATTGCCTTGGACGATACCTCCGCGATGGAGGAGCTGGGCTTTGTGGATGCGGTGGCCGATACTGTAGGCGGCAAGACGGCAGAGATGCTGCTGGCCAAGGTGAAGCAGGGCGGCGTCTTCGGCTCGGTGCTGGGGCCTCCAGCGAATGCGAAGATGCACCCGACAGTGAAGGTGACGCCGGTGATGGCGGTGCCGGATGCGGCGGCGCTGCGGTCGATGGCGGAAGATGTTGCGGCGAAACGATTTTCGATTCCGATTGACCGGATGATTCCGCTGGAAGAGGCCGGGGAAGGGCAGGCGGCGGCGGAGAAGGGCGGGATTGGCAAGGTTTTGCTGCTGGCTTAG
- a CDS encoding cell division protein — MERCFTLATSIDLLLAAAAETQEKAIGGVTSGLIGEGESVRWRGRHLGRWRTHTCKVDGWRPFSYFREVMTDGPFVRFEHEHHFAVMDDGTRMRDEIHFAASGMMARMVEKVARRHLISILRRRNALIKRTAESEEWRRYLEGNAVTPSTDRVQNESRVERWDKSAVGG; from the coding sequence ATGGAACGGTGCTTCACACTGGCGACGAGCATCGATCTTCTCCTGGCGGCAGCGGCAGAGACGCAGGAGAAGGCGATTGGCGGCGTGACGTCGGGCCTGATCGGCGAAGGCGAGTCGGTGCGGTGGCGCGGGCGGCACCTTGGCCGGTGGCGGACCCACACCTGCAAAGTCGATGGCTGGCGGCCTTTCAGCTACTTTCGCGAGGTGATGACGGACGGACCGTTCGTGCGGTTCGAGCATGAGCACCACTTCGCGGTGATGGATGACGGGACGCGGATGCGGGACGAGATCCACTTTGCCGCCTCGGGCATGATGGCGCGGATGGTGGAGAAGGTCGCGCGACGGCATTTGATCTCCATCCTGCGGAGGCGGAATGCGCTGATCAAACGCACGGCCGAGTCGGAGGAGTGGCGCAGGTATCTGGAGGGGAACGCGGTGACGCCGAGCACGGATCGCGTGCAGAACGAGAGCCGCGTTGAACGATGGGACAAGAGTGCTGTGGGCGGGTGA
- a CDS encoding R3H domain-containing nucleic acid-binding protein — MTSINDPGHTDEQIEKIKEFLQALLTSSGLSLEFKILACNGQVQTEVQTPAQTETQPPAPSPEISVEFTGPDTPLLTARNAELLHSIEHLAAKVLRFEPDQHDRISFDAENFKALRNAELELIAQTGAERVRATNRSYAFPPMNSRERRLLHLALAASGLPTASSSDGPRRFVVAYPEGQQPIEPERPSTNDRTHAIRKTFRRR; from the coding sequence ATGACTTCAATCAACGACCCAGGCCACACAGACGAGCAGATCGAAAAGATAAAAGAATTCCTGCAGGCCCTCCTGACCTCCAGCGGTCTGAGCCTCGAATTTAAAATTCTAGCCTGCAACGGCCAAGTGCAAACAGAAGTGCAAACCCCGGCACAAACAGAAACGCAACCCCCCGCACCCTCCCCCGAGATCTCCGTCGAATTCACCGGCCCCGACACCCCGCTGCTCACCGCCCGCAACGCCGAGCTGCTCCACTCCATCGAGCACCTCGCCGCCAAGGTCCTCCGCTTCGAGCCCGACCAGCACGACCGCATCTCCTTCGACGCCGAAAACTTCAAGGCCCTCCGCAACGCCGAGCTTGAACTCATCGCCCAGACCGGAGCCGAGCGTGTCCGCGCCACCAATCGCTCCTACGCCTTCCCGCCGATGAACTCCCGCGAGCGCCGCCTGCTCCACCTCGCCCTTGCCGCCAGCGGCCTGCCCACCGCCTCCAGCAGCGACGGCCCGCGCCGCTTCGTCGTCGCCTACCCCGAAGGCCAGCAGCCCATCGAGCCAGAGCGCCCCTCCACCAACGACCGCACCCACGCCATCCGCAAGACCTTCCGCCGCCGCTAA
- a CDS encoding GIY-YIG nuclease family protein, with translation MPEISYVYILASGFKHLYIGVTTELEVRVLQHKNGSFPGSFTERYNIKQLVYFERFADLHAAIAREKQLKRWSRVKKIRLIVGKNPAWRDLSEEWGGPVEPFREEELRAPVTFSSGSGG, from the coding sequence ATGCCGGAGATCTCTTATGTCTACATCCTTGCCAGCGGTTTTAAGCACCTCTACATTGGCGTGACAACGGAGCTTGAGGTTCGCGTTCTCCAGCACAAAAATGGCTCTTTTCCCGGCAGCTTTACTGAGAGATACAACATCAAGCAGCTTGTTTACTTTGAGCGCTTCGCCGATCTTCATGCGGCGATTGCTCGGGAGAAACAGTTGAAGCGGTGGTCACGGGTGAAGAAGATTCGGTTGATTGTGGGGAAGAATCCTGCTTGGCGCGATTTGAGCGAGGAGTGGGGTGGGCCGGTTGAACCGTTTCGGGAGGAAGAGCTCAGGGCGCCGGTTACGTTTTCTTCGGGGTCGGGTGGGTGA
- the yidC gene encoding membrane protein insertase YidC — MAEFKNPNQQGGQDNNSFLLMMLVLIAVFFGIQYFHTSKTKPESPAATQSSAPAAAAPAATQPTSSSSAAGAAAKSDKAKAALPAVQATAASTTVIENELYRITFSNKGGEVTSWILKKKPGGGVFKDDKGQPLDIVHQQAAAKYGYPLSLYTSDPALTTTLANALYVPSATGNLAAPATLTFKYSAGDLTVTKTFSFDETYVLHADVEVTQNGQPVRAYLMWPGGFGDQVDSTGYASAQIDSSIDGKTEHLAQKKVTNGGTAAGPIAWAGSSEAFFAAVFLPDSPDSAVLATTKNEIDVSKTIHKSGISMSKGPVNVPVLGAGIADTGGHTLTRVFVGPKAMSVLKAIKASNNGPNLESLVDFGFFSVIARPLFICLQYIHSAGVSNWGWAIIILTVLINILMLPFRIKTMQNGLKMQRIQPQMNVIKERYKKYKATDPKKSEMNAEIMKLQKDNGVNMFGGCIPTLITLPLLYAFYGMLPRVVELRHAHWLWIPDLQAPDPWHILPILMVVSQFLVQWYTPSPGVDPQQQKMMAFTMPAISGWFTWYYGAGLALYWAVGNFIGIIQQAVMNRTSLGKEMREIAAKRARRKAGTGKVIQGKQ; from the coding sequence TTGGCAGAGTTTAAAAACCCCAATCAGCAGGGCGGACAGGACAACAACTCGTTCCTCCTCATGATGCTCGTCTTGATCGCAGTCTTCTTCGGCATTCAATACTTCCACACGTCCAAGACCAAACCGGAATCTCCCGCTGCCACCCAGAGCAGCGCCCCGGCCGCCGCCGCACCCGCCGCAACGCAGCCCACCTCGTCCTCCTCCGCTGCCGGTGCTGCCGCCAAATCTGACAAGGCCAAAGCCGCTCTGCCTGCCGTTCAGGCCACTGCCGCCTCCACCACCGTCATCGAGAACGAGCTCTACCGCATCACCTTCTCCAATAAGGGTGGCGAGGTCACAAGCTGGATCCTCAAGAAGAAGCCCGGCGGCGGAGTCTTCAAGGACGACAAGGGCCAGCCGCTCGACATCGTTCACCAGCAGGCCGCCGCGAAGTACGGCTATCCGCTCTCGCTCTACACCTCCGACCCGGCCCTGACCACGACGCTCGCCAACGCGCTCTACGTTCCCTCGGCCACCGGCAACCTCGCCGCTCCTGCCACACTCACCTTCAAATACTCCGCAGGCGACCTCACCGTCACCAAGACCTTCTCCTTCGACGAGACCTACGTCCTCCACGCCGATGTCGAGGTCACGCAAAACGGCCAGCCCGTCCGCGCCTATCTCATGTGGCCCGGCGGCTTCGGCGACCAGGTCGACTCCACCGGCTACGCCAGCGCCCAGATCGACTCCAGCATCGACGGCAAGACCGAGCACCTCGCGCAGAAGAAGGTCACCAACGGCGGCACCGCCGCCGGGCCTATCGCCTGGGCCGGTTCCAGCGAAGCCTTCTTCGCCGCCGTCTTCCTGCCCGATTCGCCCGATTCCGCTGTCCTCGCCACCACCAAGAACGAGATCGACGTCAGCAAGACCATCCACAAATCCGGCATCAGCATGTCCAAGGGCCCGGTCAACGTCCCTGTGCTCGGCGCGGGAATCGCCGACACCGGCGGCCACACGCTGACGCGCGTCTTCGTCGGCCCCAAGGCCATGAGCGTTCTCAAGGCCATCAAGGCCTCCAATAACGGCCCCAACCTGGAGTCGCTCGTTGACTTCGGCTTCTTCAGCGTGATCGCCAGGCCCCTCTTCATCTGCCTCCAGTACATCCACTCTGCCGGAGTTTCCAACTGGGGTTGGGCCATCATCATCCTTACTGTCCTGATCAACATCCTCATGCTGCCCTTCCGCATCAAGACCATGCAGAACGGCCTGAAGATGCAGCGCATCCAGCCCCAGATGAACGTCATCAAGGAGCGCTATAAGAAGTACAAGGCCACCGACCCCAAAAAGTCCGAGATGAACGCCGAGATCATGAAGCTCCAGAAGGACAACGGTGTGAACATGTTCGGCGGCTGTATTCCGACGCTGATCACCCTGCCGCTGCTCTATGCCTTCTACGGCATGCTGCCCCGCGTGGTCGAGCTGCGCCACGCTCACTGGCTCTGGATCCCCGACCTGCAGGCGCCGGACCCCTGGCACATTCTGCCAATCCTCATGGTTGTCAGCCAGTTCCTGGTGCAGTGGTACACCCCGTCTCCCGGCGTCGATCCCCAGCAACAGAAGATGATGGCCTTCACCATGCCTGCCATCTCCGGCTGGTTCACCTGGTACTACGGCGCCGGACTCGCCCTCTACTGGGCGGTCGGCAACTTCATCGGCATCATCCAGCAGGCTGTGATGAACCGCACCAGCCTCGGCAAAGAGATGCGCGAGATCGCCGCCAAGCGCGCCCGCCGCAAGGCAGGCACCGGCAAAGTCATCCAGGGCAAGCAGTAG
- the yidD gene encoding membrane protein insertion efficiency factor YidD, which translates to MPEPEPSLAIRFAFGLYKTVVSPILHAFSPSQCLYLPTCSEYAYVAMVRFGPVRGSWLALKRFARCHPFAKGGLDPVPTRNPRPPNSAH; encoded by the coding sequence ATGCCCGAACCCGAACCCAGCCTCGCCATCCGCTTTGCCTTCGGCCTCTACAAGACCGTCGTCTCGCCCATCCTGCACGCCTTCAGCCCCTCGCAGTGCCTCTATCTACCCACCTGCTCCGAATACGCCTACGTCGCCATGGTCCGTTTCGGCCCCGTCCGAGGCTCCTGGCTGGCCCTCAAGCGCTTCGCCCGCTGCCACCCCTTCGCCAAAGGAGGCCTCGATCCCGTCCCCACCCGGAACCCCAGGCCTCCAAATTCAGCCCACTGA